The segment CGAACGGGACGCGTCTTCGTTCCGTTGCGCGGGATCTTCGAACGGCTCGGGGCCAGCGTGGTGTACCAGAATCGTGAGATCAACTCGACGAAGGGCAGCACCAACGTTTCGCTGAGCATCGGCTCGCGCCAAGCGATGGTGAACGGTCAACCGCAGATCCTCGATGTCGCGCCGTTCATCGTCGGGGCAACGACGTACGTGCCGTTGCGGTTCATCGCGCAATCGCTCGGAGCCGTCGTCGATTACAACGGCGCGGCCCGGCTCGTAGCAATTAGCGTACCCGGGACGCGGCCGCCGCCGCAACCGCCGTTGCCGCCCAACGCTCCGCCCGAACGTGGCGTTTATCTGCGAGACCGCCAACCTGCGTCCGGCGTATCCATCGGCAATCGCTTCACGCGGATTGGCGCACGGTTCTCTCACCCCGTCGATGCCGAAAGCGTGCGGGTCGAGATCGACGGCCGCGACATCACGTCGCACAGCGATGTGACGCCGAGCGGTTTTTCCTACGCGCCTCCCGCCGCGCTCGAGTTCGGAACACACACCGTGCGGGTCGACGGCGTCGATCGCGAAGGGATGCGCTTCACGCACTCGTGGTCCTTCGCGACGTCCCGGCCCGCCCCGCCGCCAGTCAACCCGATCGGACTGCGGGATCAAAAACCCTCGCCGAACGCAATCGTCGACGATCGCTTTGCGCAAATCTCCGCCAGGTTCATACCGGTGCTTAACTCTGTGCTCGTGCGGGTTTTTCTGGACAATAGCGACATCACGTCGCGCAGCGGCGTGTGGGGTGGCGGCTTCAGCTATAAGCCGCTGGCGCCGCTCGAGTTCGGGACGCACACGGTTCGTGTAACCAACCGCGTAGGTGGCGTATCGTTCGATCGTTCGTGGTCGTTCACGACGACCCGCACGGCGGAGAATCCGGTACAGCTGCGCGAGCAACGGCCTTCACCTGGTTCGAATATCGAAAATAGCTCCCCGGAAATTGCCGCGACCTTCACGCCGCGCGCCCAAGCGGCTAGCGTGCACGTCCGG is part of the Candidatus Tumulicola sp. genome and harbors:
- a CDS encoding copper amine oxidase N-terminal domain-containing protein encodes the protein RTGRVFVPLRGIFERLGASVVYQNREINSTKGSTNVSLSIGSRQAMVNGQPQILDVAPFIVGATTYVPLRFIAQSLGAVVDYNGAARLVAISVPGTRPPPQPPLPPNAPPERGVYLRDRQPASGVSIGNRFTRIGARFSHPVDAESVRVEIDGRDITSHSDVTPSGFSYAPPAALEFGTHTVRVDGVDREGMRFTHSWSFATSRPAPPPVNPIGLRDQKPSPNAIVDDRFAQISARFIPVLNSVLVRVFLDNSDITSRSGVWGGGFSYKPLAPLEFGTHTVRVTNRVGGVSFDRSWSFTTTRTAENPVQLREQRPSPGSNIENSSPEIAATFTPRAQAASVHVRLDGNEITSRAGVWTGGFSYKPPAPLEFGTHTVRVNGRGEGGSTFDRSWSFTTVRTPENPVQLRDQRPQPEATTENRFVEISARFAPQVDGASVRVALDGNDITSRSGVSPDRFSYKPPAPLEFGSHTVRVTGRGRSGSQFDRSWSFTVRRAAPNPITLTIRLPDENET